The genomic stretch GAGAGACGCCGAATCTTCTCTTGTGGAACTAAAGTGTGCTGTTCACCTACCAGAGTGATAAAATTCTCCTCAATTGACTTTGTTACAATGATCTCCAACATCACATCATGAACTCGAAATGTTTTAACCTTCCCAGTGAAGCTAATTTCAACCGGCTGGATAATGCTTCGATTGATGAATTCGTCAAAGTAGCTTTCTGCCACCTCAAAAACACTTAGTCCACGCCTTTCAGTCACAAAACGCTCTGCTACCCATCGTCTTAGTACACTTTTCCTTCTGATCTTGTGATCCTCAGGGTAAATACTCAAATATAAGAAACATGTTTTCAAGTGGTAAGGCAGATCATTGTAGCTAAGCTCAAGTATTTTCTTCAATCTCTCAAGTGATGGACTGGTCTCAAGCTCTGTACCAAGAGAACTATAAATCTTCTGCCATTGATCTTTACTGTGCACAGGCTTGCTAGTCAAGAGACCTGCTATACTGACAATGGCTAAGGGACTACCCCCACATTTTCCCAAGATCTTTTCTGAAATTTCTCGTAAGTTCTCGGGACAATTAACTGTGCTGCCAAATATTCTATTGAAAAAAAGGTCTCTCGATTCATAATTAGTGAGAGGTTCGATTTCATAAGCTCGGTCATACTCATGGAAACAACAAGAGTGTGCCACAGCTCTGATTCGTGTAGTAACCAGTACCCTGCTACCATTATTTGAGTCGGGCAGAGAAAATCGAAAAGCTTCCCATGCAGCTATGCTCCAAATATCATCAAGAACAATTAGATATCTCTTGTTTTCCAATTGCTGCCGCAACATGCTTGCAATTACTCCCACATCCCATGTTTCCATGCCCTTGAGCATGCCTTCTCTGGATGCTTCACCAGCTTCAGTTGATGCACGATGGCCTTGTCGATGGACTGGTTGAATAATTTGTAGAAGAATGTCTCTTATCAGCACCTTGACATCAAACCTCTGCGACACAGTTACAAAAGCTTGGCACTGGAAACTTCCACTTGTTGCAGATAGACTTTGATATGTTGTCATAGCAAGAGTCGTCTTGCCCAAACCACCGAAACCAAATATGGATATCACCCTACGTTTTTGTACATGCCTGTCCGTCAACCACCGCAGTAGACTTTCTTGGCGTGCTTCAACACCTACAAGCTGCTTTCTCTCTGGAACAAGTGCAGTGATGCGAACATCAAGAGTTAAAAGATTAGTTGGGGTGTCATAAGCCATGCTATTCCCAGCAGCTCCAAAGATGAAATGATTGCCACTATACCTACATGAGTAGAATCAGCAAGTTATAACCACAATTTGTGACAAAGTATAGCACAAAgtaacaaaggaaaaaaaagaaacattttaATGGATAATCCTTGTATATGCAGTTTACATGCAAAATGCAGTCCATTGAAGAAGGTTGAAGTTACGCTTATGTGATTACTCAGTTGATGTTTCATTTATCAAGGAAAAAATAACATATATATCTGTAAATCAACTAGTAACtaaaaaaagccaaaacaacctacaatttgaaacggaggaagtataacTTAAAAAATTGCTTACAAACCTTTACATATTCTTGTAACCTAGAAAATAATCAACCTAGGCTGCGGACACTGCATATCTCACATCTCTAAGTTATGTATAACCTTGGGGACTAGAGAATTTGCCAGAGTTCAATAACCTATCGAAAAGTATTACTGTCAAATCCAGTTTCTTAAGATGTCAGACTGCTACCATATTTTCACCCATTAACTAGTAGCAGAAGAGCTCATACAATAGTGTGCTTATAAAAAGGCTATGGATATGAGAAGGATAAAATAAATGATGTTGCTCAATCTTTAGTTGCCGGCATCTTGCTGGCGAATGAATTTCAGAAGAAGTGAAAACAGAAGTCCAGAATCTGATACTGATAGTttgagaaagaaaagcaaaaattGTGCGAATTACCTAGAATTTCGGTTGGTAACATTTGTAGCACGCATTTTTAGTTCTTGGATTTGTTTGGCTAATCGATGCCGCACTCTGGTGGTTCGTAATATGTGAGTGATCCTGTGAATAAACACAGGTCCGCTGCCTCTACCATCCCTGCTGTCTCCAAGATGGTGTTTGAATTCATCAATACAATCCTCAACATCATATGCAAGCTCACGTACTTGCTTCATCCAAATCTTAACTTGCTTGCGATGTTCATTTCTCTCAGCAAGATCTTGAAGGAAGGCTGTCATGCTTTCCAGCTCATCCTTCAAGTATTGCAGTTCAACCTTGACACTGCCTAGAAGCTGGGCTTCCTGGACAACGACTGCCCCAAGCTTTCCCAAAAGAGTGTGGATTGCACCTTCTGCAGCACTAACAACCGCATGCTCCATTTCTGCATCAAAAGGTCGAGTCAAAGATAAACAAAAAGATACAAGGTTAGCAACTAAGCTTCTGTTCTTGTGACCTCAAATGAAAGCTGGATATGAAAGAACACACCAAGTTAGAACCTCTTAAATTGTTGTAACCTCTTCAAATAACAGCTGGATGTGTGAGACATGGAGCTTGAATACTCATCCAGACTCCAGAGTCAACTGTCAGTTACATAATATTATCTTCTTAAGGTTAATAAAGCCGTGCTGAACTTGCGAACCAAAGTTTGACTAGTATAACGTGGACACCTTGTATTGTTTACTGCTGGTACTTAATTTTAAATGTATTTGCAGACTGCAGGTGCATCAGTACCTGGATACCCAACACAAGTTGCACAAATTAGGTGTGAGGAATTCAAACATAAACTTGGGTGACCATAAAGTGTAGGAAAACACTAAAACATTACAGGTAACTGAATCCTTGTAAAGGAGTAAAGTGCACCATGATCCTTTGATGATCTGACCTTATTATAAGCAAAGTTTTTTTATGTGTTTGCTAAGTAATATGAAAGGAAAAGGAATAGCTGGTGGGTGACACCACCAAACATCAATAACATTGATTGGAACAATACACAGAAATGCAAATGACTCAGCTTGAAATTAACTTATCATGTgtggtcaatccaaaggaccTACTGAGACAAACCCAATGGTAATCAATTCAATCCCTAGAATTGCAGAAATATGAACACAAGCATGAATTATTTGCATTTTCCTCCATAGTTCAGACTACATGAGCAGATCATCTAGAATATGTACTTTTCTGCAGAACATCATAAGCTCCTAGCTCCTGAGAACACAATTAGTAACAACCATCCTGAACTGATTCTAGAAGTCCATTCATTGCTCTCCTCCTCCTATCCCTGGTGGTCATGCGCTCTCCATAGGTTGACAAAATGTCTGCAAGATCAAATAGTCCAACCTCCCTCAGTCTCTTTCCAACCTCTTCAAACATTAGTGCCCCCTCTTCATTGGAGAAATAGTATAGGAACTTGTTATAATCGAACCTTGGCACGTTCACCCCACCCCACATCGTCCTCTCAACAAACTTAGTTGCCTCCAATGTCCTCCCGGCTTTCACCAAGCCACCAACAAATATGCTCTCGAAGTTCACCGATGGATCCTTCCCCTTCCGGCCCCTTTTCCCCAAGTGCCCCTGAAGCAACATGATGTAAGTGTGCATGTTCGGTTCACATCCCCTTGTAATCATCTCTCTGAACACCTCGGTTGCTTCCCCTGCCCGCTTGATCCTCAGCAACCCCTTCATCAATCCATGATACAAGGCAATGTCCTTCTCTCGAACACCATGAAACATCCTGTATCCTTCCCTAACCCTTCTCCTTGCCATCAGCCCATACACCAAATCCCCTAGCGCTTCCCCATCCACCTCCACACCTCTCTTCACCATTTCAGCCAACACCATGTACGCGCCCCACACCTTCCCATCCTTGCAGAGCCAAGACACCACCGCGCGGCAGCACCCACCTCCGTCATCTTGCACTCCGCTCCTCCGCATTCCGTCGAACACCTTCATGGCGTCCGCGGCGCGGTTGTTTTTGAACATGGTCACCACGATCTCCTGGTACGCCGCGGCGCCCGGCTCGAGGCCGCGCCTCTCCATGCCGTTCCACACCCTGCAGGCGTCCGCGAGCGATCCGGCGCGGCAGTACGCGACGACCAGCAGGTCGTCGCACCTCGCGGTGCGCGAGACGCTGTGCCGGTGCTCGGCGCGCTTGATCACCTTCTCCGCCACGTCGGGCAGCCTGCACGGCTCGGAGCACGCGACGTCGGTGACGAACGTGAGGATCCGAGCGCGGTGGCATTCGGGGAAGAGCGTCACGATCGCGGCGACCTTCCCGACCTCGCGGGCAGGGGCGAGGccgcgcacggcggcgcggagtgccgcggcggagaggagggtGCGGGGCAGGGAGAAGAGCGTGGAGTGGAGGATGTCGATGTTCCCGGACTTGGCGAGGACGTcgaggaggcgcgcggcggtggcgggggagtGTGGgaacccgccgccgtcgccggctccgCCGTGGCGGGCGGAGAGGTGCGCGAGGAGGCGGTGCACGGGGCGCCAGGAGAGAGGGAACCGCGCGGAGGCCTGGAGGAAGAGCTCTCGGAGGTCGGTGGGGGCGGTGGGAAGCGGCAGCGCGGAGAGGCGGCGGTGCAGCTTGTCGTCGGGGGCGTACTGGTGCTGGTAGAGGATCGTGCAGAGGCGGAGCAGAAGAGCGGGGTCGTTCGGCCTCGGCACGGTCGCCGGGGCGGGAGACGACGtggaggtggagaggaggcggcggaaaacgaggggacggaggcggggagACATGggtgggcggaggcgggacggcggcgaggagataGATTGAAGAGCGCGGCGCGGAAGGTGGCAGGGCCGTGCGAGCGGATTCTCTTGGTGGGTTGGGCTGTTGTCTCGTGCAAAATCTgctcttcaattttttttgacgTGTGGGCTGTGTGTGTATGGGCCTCCTTGTGGGTATGCAGCAGATTCTTGGACAAAAGCCCATTTGTATCATGCTACCGCAGCATGCGCTCGTATATCGCATGCACGTGTTGTCTTTCCGAGTCCCATTTGTGTTTGGGTAGGCCACCGACCGGTGGACCCAGCTGCAGGTTACCTTGGGATGTCAGTTTACTGTTTCCTGGTCCGATGACGCAGCTTGTTTCAATTAGTCATCGAGTTAGTTGAGGAAGAGTGATCAGATCAGCTGGTTGGTGACCACGTGGTGGTGGTGCACCCATGAGGCGATTTCTGGTGCAGATAAAAAATCGCGTGCAGGTGCATATGGAATGATACTGGGTCATTATGATCTCTGCATGATGCTTGGTTTCCAAAAAAGGGACTTGATAATGCACGGTAACTACTGATGTTGATGTAGGAGTACACACAACTTGGAGAAGGTTGGTGCTGCTAAAAGCTGTTGGTTTGAGTTTACCTGCTGGTAGAAATTGCTTTCGTCAGTTTCTTGGTAAGCACACGGTACTGACACATCTTAGAGCTGTGCACCATTACTCTTTCACAGAACaaaactaggaaaaataatacaGGAACGATAATATTGGTATTGGTTTAGTAAGAAACTGCTAGCAGGTGCGTGCGTGGATTATTGCTATCCGATCCACAGCATGGACACATGGTGAATTTTATCAGGACAGATAGTGAAATAGGTGCTGGTAGGTATAGCTCTTGGTTACATGTTTTTTCTTCGAAAATAGTTTTCTTCATATAATTATTTGATTGATCGGCCATCTTTTTCATATAATTGCGCACTGATGCATTCTCAGTGAAGTGTTAATAAGAACACCTCTATGAGTTTACTCAAGATGGTCTTTAaacatttttggaaaaaaaagggCAACCTTAATTAAAATGGATCTGAATAATTCGCAACAAGAAAACCTGACTAACTCTGGTGTTGATGTGCTTCAACAATGAAATGATAAGGGGATCACGTAATTCATAGGATTTTTCCCGGAAACAATGTTCGTAAGATTATAGTCCTACAAAATAAGTAAATAACCTTTCCATTCCCTGCAAAATTCCAAACATGCTGGCACTGAGTTGTTACGTAGCTCTCACTGAAAATGGCATGCAGACGCTTGTGGCAAAGAAAGTACCGCGCTAGACATTCACTGCAAAAACTATGGCGTGTAGACGTTTGTCCCAAAATTAGCAACCATTTAactcttcttcttaatacaaagatacgcagctttCTTGTGTATTCACGAAAAAAATTAGCAACCTCTTGAGATTCACTGCAAAACTTCACTTTCAGCATAGTAGCATGTATTATTGCTCTTAACCAGCTTTCTGGAAAACGAGCATTGTAAAACAGCTTTAAGCAATACTAGAAACACACAGTATTTTGCAAATATGAACAACTCTCAAGAATGTGATAGAACTCTTTTATTCATACAAAAGATATACATACGGTGAAGCACAGATCTCTCCTAGCTGAAAGCGCAGCGCTAACTAGCtcatcacaagcaagctctcgTAATAAGCAAAGCACACAGCAATACAGCATCAGAACTCATACACATAACTGTGCATAGACACAACATGCACGGGCGTAAAATGATAGAATATAGATCAATAGATGACTATGTCTGCAATCTCCGCTCATGGTTTCGCCTCCGCCGGCTCCGGGTAGTGCTCCTCTGGCTTCGGTGGCAGCTCGTGCTTTGGCTCCTCCGGCACCTCTGGGTGCGGCAGCTCCGGCACGGTGGGGTGAGGAGGCAGCTCGGGCTTTGGCAGCTCCGGCACGGTGGGGTGAGGAGGCAGCTCGGGCTTTGGCAGCTCCGGCACGGTCGGGTGCTCTGGCACGGTGGGGTGAGGAGGGAGCTCGGGCTTTGGCTGCTCTGGCGCGACCGGGTGCGGCTCCTCATGTTTTGGCAGCTCAGGCTCAGTAGGGTGAGGTGGCAGTTCAGGCTTCGGAATCTCCGGCACAGGGTGCGGCACCTCGGGCTCGGTAGGGTGAGGAGGCAGTTCGGGCTTGGGCAGCTCTGGCACGGGGTGCGGCTCCTCAGGTTTGGGCAGCTCTGGCTCGGTTGGGTGAGGAGGCAGTTCAGGTTTGGGCAGCTCTGGCACGGGGTGCGGCGCCTCAGGCTTGGGCATCTCCGGGACGGCGGGGTGGGGTGGCACCTCGGGCTTTGGCAGCTCAGGCACGGTAGGGTGCGGCGGCAGCTGGGGCTTGGGCAACTCCGGCACAGCAGGGTGCGGGTACTCCTCCTTGGGCGGCGCCTCCTCCagcaaccgcgccgcgccgctcatGCCGCTGCAGGAGAGCAGCAGCGCCATGAGGAGAAGCGAGGACATGGTGGTGCTGCTGGAACTCCAAGCCATGGCTGGGGTGGTTTGCACTCGTGATCGATCTACTGTGTGCTTCTTGTCCCGATGAGAGAGCAAGATCGTTGTGTGTGATGGCTGGGAAGGGAGCGAGGCCTGGTATTTATAGCGCTCGATGAAGCCCTTGAGCTCTCATCGTTTGGTAGCTGGTAGGTCATCTGCATCAACGTGGTTGTTTAACTTTGTCCTTGCGATAAGGTTTAATTAGTTGGGAAATCCTGAGACCTGGGTGATCTGGTTGGTCGATATGATGCAGTGGTATTGTGGCGGCTCGTACGTGTGCAGTGTGTCTCATCATCAAATCTATTTTTGTTTGGCCACCGGGGGTGGTTGGGCAAAATTATGGACTTGCATGTCAAGAATCGACTTAGAAACAGACTAACATGGATACGTCTGTAGTGAGGAGAGGATGGGTGGATCTGCTTGCTCTAAACTAAAGAGACCCAGTTGAAAATGACCCTACCGCCGAAACTTATCCAAagtgttatttttcttttttgcttgaTGCTTTAGCTTTCCTTTTTCAATAATTTCTTTGAGTTGTAAATGTGAAGTAGTAACATTTACATATAGATGTCCTGGAAGATAGATGCACTTCAAGTATAAATTTGGGTACACTATTgtcacatgaaaaaaaatattaataagtCCACTAAAATTAGTTCCATAAAAAAATTTATGCCCAACTAAAGATGTTGGATTTAGTTATTCCAATAAGTATACATGATGGTTGGATTAGGAGTAGTTTGCCAAATTTATCTGCTTGTTTTCCAACCTAGCTTCTTCTTCATGCATATGTATAAATGATATTTGTTTTGAAACAGGTTATGCATGCCGTCATGGTCAAAAGCATATACTATTGAATTGTAGAGGTAGGAAATGacggggaggaagagggagagcgCCGAGGTGAGGAAGAGGCGGACTTTGGGGGTCGAGGATGGCGCTGATGTCGGAGATGCCGCTGAAGAGATTGAGGTTGAAAAAGAGGCCGGCGAGGACGAACATGATGACGGAGGCGGCCACCATGCTGGGCTCATTGCGCTTCTCTGTGTAGGATGACGTGAGGTTGCCGATGCACGAGTTAATTTCTACTACTGGGCAGCTGGGGAGACCCATCGTTCTACAAGCTAGCTTGAGGGTCGTTTTCAGGGATGCTAGCTACCATGTATGGCCTGCACGCATATATAGGCCAGTGTGCAaggtcatcgtcgtcgtcaatCGTCCGTCGAATGGCATCACGTGCATGCCAAGTAAACTTGTTTTGCTTTGGTGTCAAGTACGTTGAGATGGATCGACGGATTGTCGATGCATGTGTGGATCAAGAGACGGCGTCGCAGGTTTAGAGGGCTCTTGGCATGTGCAGATGTGCTCTTGCTGATCATCACGTACGTGATGAGCTAGCAGTCTTTGCTTTTATTCTTCTTCTCCGTCTTTGTCTTTGGTATCTGttccattttttcttttcttttccgatGTTTGCCAAATCAAGGACGTACAGGGCCACGAACCTGATTCACATTATATTATTGGAGCTATGCTTTAACACGATGAATCCGCTGAAAGGCTGCACTAATTAAAGATTGATGCAACTTTTTGTCAGCTGTATGGAGCTTTTGTCATGTGTAAGGCAACTCTAAAGTTGTGGAAACGAAGCCGATAGTCTTTTATTATGAGCAAATTCTAGTTACGGCATCACCATCAGCTCGATCTCCGGTTAGGTTATTGCTGGGAGCATCTGATCTGGTCAGGGGGCCGGCTAATTGCTAGCTAGCAAAGCACATGCACCTTTTGTTTCTGTAGCTGGATACTGCACTTCTCTCTGTCCCTTCTATATATCCCAGTCAGCCTATTCCGAAATGTGTTGATGCACATGAGGACTATGGTGGTGGAATCTCATCTTCCTAGTTGTCTCGTTGTAACTGTATCTTCTTAGTTTGTAAATCaatggaaggaaagaaaaatatcCATCGCAGCAATGGTGCATGAGTTTTCGCATAGTGCTAAATTTTATCTTACAAGGTAGTTGTGTCATGACACCTTCACGACCATGCACAAGATGACTGATGTCACCAATGTATTTTTACGTGGATCTTGAATGATGCTCGACTATTTCCCCTCAAACAAAATTAGTAGTTTGCTTGCTTGTTTATTAGCAACTACTGAATATAGATGGCACAATCTTTTACATGATTTAAAGGGAAATTGTAATCAAACCCAAATTTAAAGTCGATAATTAAATACATTTAGTCCGTCCACCGTACTCTCACATGGGACTAAAAGTTTAGAGCGGCatcaaaagtaaaaaaaatagtaaaaaagTTAAGCCCATagctaataataaaaaatatttagaataaaggaaaaatattatcacactagtagaaaaatgaccttccatcctcaacaaaaatctcaggtgtttttggacccgggactaaagcaaaTTTTGTAGTCCTtagagacacctttagtcccagttgactAAAGGTGATCCTGTAGTCCGTGGAGACATCTTCATGCATATATATAAATGATATTTGTTTTGTAACAGGTTATGCATGCCGTCATGGTCAAAAGCATATACTATTGAATTGTAGAGGCATAATCTTTTAATAGTTACCTATGAATAAATCATTACTTATATAAGTTCTTTAGGTTGTCCGCGGTCATATTATCTATATATACTTATTTTATTTCACCATCAATCTTCTTTACATGTATGTTGAAGCCGAATGACTGGAAGTAGTATTGGTAGACTTATATATTGAAATGAAGTTTCAAAATACAAATTTATAGTATAAAAGTGCCATTATTTTACTTTTGTAAATATATAACAAAATAAACTAATTGTAACTAGTGGCCTTAGCCTTGTGATGGAACCTTCATTCCTAACCGACTTCAAGTCCGTGACTTAGCAcatgtgcatgtgctcataTGTTCAACTTACTATTTTTTAGTGGTAGACGATATGTCCATTAACCGCGAGACACGGTGCATTGTGTTTTGAAAAACAAAGCCTGAGCTGTTGGtagctacttcctccgtcccaaattacttttcgttttagcttttctagatacatgacCTTTGAAATGCACCTAGATaaatattatgtctagatacatagcaaaatttatgtatctagaaaagttaaaatgaataataatttaggacggagggagtagagtaGTATCTAGGAGGTCCTTTTGCCAGAAGTGGAGCAGCTTTGGCACAACTGTTTTCCTTGTTTATTTCCACAAACATCCGTATAGTCATTCATATCTTATTGCTAGAGGTAAAGGACTGTACTGATTTGCAACATTCTCACGcgcaaaaaaaaactaaaaatatAAGCAATTTTAAGCCACATCTTCATAATATACATGTAAATAGAAGTATTTGGAGGACTCTATTGAATCATATACAGAAATGATAGTGCATATATAACAtgaagataaataaataaataaaaaacgTGTGATACATACCATGCATAGACTCGCATGCATACAAAGCAATGTACATTACATCATCAAAGTACAAGCATATACATACAGAGTAAACTACTGGTAACATCGATCATGCTCTCCTAGCTAGCCCATGGCCAAAGAGGTCGCAGCCTCGCAGGCATACGTCGAATTTTACACCATATGTACGTACACGGTACACAGatgtagaaaaagaaaaaggtggtTATTGATACTGGGGCAATGCGGATGCAAGTCGATCATGGCTTGGTATCTGGCACCGGGTAGTGTCCCTCGGCCTTCGGTGGTAGCTCAGGTTCCGGCAGAGGTGGCAGCTCATGCTTTGGCACCTCCGGCACGGCGGGATGCTCAGGCACCTCAGGCTCGGCGGGGTGCTCCGGCACCTCAGGCTCCGGTAGCTCCGGCATGGCGGGGTGTTCCGGCACTTCGGGCTTCGGCAGCTCATCAGGCACGGCAGGGTGCTCCGGCACCTCAGAGGCTTTGGCAGCTCCGGCACCTCGGGCTTCGGCAGCTCGGGTACAGTAGGGTGAGGTGGCAGCTCAGGCTTCGGCAGTTCTGGTACGGCGGGGTGCGCCGGCACCTCGGGCTTCGGCGGCTCCGGCTCGACTGGGTGCGGCGGTAGCTCCGGCTTAGGCAGCTCAGGCACCGTGGGGTGCGGCGGAAGCTCGGGCTTGGCAGCTCCGGCACGGCAGGGTGTGGATACTCCTCTTTGGgtgccgcctcctccagcaacCGTGCCGCGGTGCTCATGCCGCTGCTGCACGAGAGCAGCAGCTCCATGAGGATCCATGAGGAGAAGGGAGGCTGGCATGGTGCTCCTGGAAGCCATAGCTAGGTTCTTTGCACTAATGAAGCGATCGAGAACAAGATCGCTATGCATGGTGACTGGAAAGGGGTCGAGAGAAGCATGGTATTTGTAGTGCCAAATTATAAAAATCGACCGATCGTTTGGTAACTCTTCATGAttgttttttttcgagaatacgtaGGAGAGCTACGTATCTTTGAATTAAGAAAGGAATAAAGTTTTAGTTACAATATGAGACTCCCCGGCACACGCACACAGTTCAACACTATTAGTAGAGTGATTACGTAGAGGAAACAACAACTGAAAACAATGTCCCAAGCGATTAGCTCACTAACTAGTTGTGCTTCCACCGGTACCGGCCATCCTAAGAGGTGTTTAGCACCTGCACAGGACCATAGCAGTGCTTCTTCCAGAATGTCTTGTGCCAGTTGTGCAGCCTGCTTAGGAGAACCTCTTCTGAAGACTCGATCGTTACGTTCTTTCCATAACTTCCATGAGACGAGCATGAAGGTAGAGTCCAACCCTTTTCTCTGTTGAGCGTTGATTCTCTGTCATTTCTGAATCCACCAATCCATGAGACCTATACCTTGAGCTGGTGCCTGGTATTGCAATTGCAGTAGCGAGGTaatgttttgccagacttgctgAGAGTAAGCACATTGGACAAAAAGGTGATCAGCGGTCTCCAAAT from Setaria italica strain Yugu1 chromosome II, Setaria_italica_v2.0, whole genome shotgun sequence encodes the following:
- the LOC101770503 gene encoding putative pentatricopeptide repeat-containing protein At1g26500 isoform X3, whose translation is MSPRLRPLVFRRLLSTSTSSPAPATVPRPNDPALLLRLCTILYQHQYAPDDKLHRRLSALPLPTAPTDLRELFLQASARFPLSWRPVHRLLAHLSARHGGAGDGGGFPHSPATAARLLDVLAKSGNIDILHSTLFSLPRTLLSAAALRAAVRGLAPAREVGKVAAIVTLFPECHRARILTFVTDVACSEPCRLPDVAEKVIKRAEHRHSVSRTARCDDLLVVAYCRAGSLADACRVWNGMERRGLEPGAAAYQEIVVTMFKNNRAADAMKVFDGMRRSGVQDDGGGCCRAVVSWLCKDGKVWGAYMVLAEMVKRGVEVDGEALGDLVYGLMARRRVREGYRMFHGVREKDIALYHGLMKGLLRIKRAGEATEVFREMITRGCEPNMHTYIMLLQGHLGKRGRKGKDPSVNFESIFVGGLVKAGRTLEATKFVERTMWGGVNVPRHFVNLWRAHDHQG
- the LOC105913556 gene encoding cornifin alpha-like gives rise to the protein MASRSTMPASLLLMDPHGAAALVQQRHEHRGTVAGGGGTQRGVSTPCRAGAAKPELPPHPTVPELPKPELPPHPVEPEPPKPEVPAHPAVPELPKPELPPHPTVPELPKPEVPELPKPLRCRSTLPCLMSCRSPKCRNTPPCRSYRSLRCRSTPPSLRCLSIPPCRRCQSMSCHLCRNLSYHRRPRDTTRCQIPSHDRLASALPQYQ
- the LOC101770503 gene encoding putative pentatricopeptide repeat-containing protein At1g26500 isoform X1, with the translated sequence MSPRLRPLVFRRLLSTSTSSPAPATVPRPNDPALLLRLCTILYQHQYAPDDKLHRRLSALPLPTAPTDLRELFLQASARFPLSWRPVHRLLAHLSARHGGAGDGGGFPHSPATAARLLDVLAKSGNIDILHSTLFSLPRTLLSAAALRAAVRGLAPAREVGKVAAIVTLFPECHRARILTFVTDVACSEPCRLPDVAEKVIKRAEHRHSVSRTARCDDLLVVAYCRAGSLADACRVWNGMERRGLEPGAAAYQEIVVTMFKNNRAADAMKVFDGMRRSGVQDDGGGCCRAVVSWLCKDGKVWGAYMVLAEMVKRGVEVDGEALGDLVYGLMARRRVREGYRMFHGVREKDIALYHGLMKGLLRIKRAGEATEVFREMITRGCEPNMHTYIMLLQGHLGKRGRKGKDPSVNFESIFVGGLVKAGRTLEATKFVERTMWGGVNVPRFDYNKFLYYFSNEEGALMFEEVGKRLREVGLFDLADILSTYGERMTTRDRRRRAMNGLLESVQDGTDAPAVCKYI
- the LOC101770503 gene encoding putative pentatricopeptide repeat-containing protein At1g26500 isoform X2, which gives rise to MSPRLRPLVFRRLLSTSTSSPAPATVPRPNDPALLLRLCTILYQHQYAPDDKLHRRLSALPLPTAPTDLRELFLQASARFPLSWRPVHRLLAHLSARHGGAGDGGGFPHSPATAARLLDVLAKSGNIDILHSTLFSLPRTLLSAAALRAAVRGLAPAREVGKVAAIVTLFPECHRARILTFVTDVACSEPCRLPDVAEKVIKRAEHRHSVSRTARCDDLLVVAYCRAGSLADACRVWNGMERRGLEPGAAAYQEIVVTMFKNNRAADAMKVFDGMRRSGVQDDGGGCCRAVVSWLCKDGKVWGAYMVLAEMVKRGVEVDGEALGDLVYGLMARRRVREGYRMFHGVREKDIALYHGLMKGLLRIKRAGEATEVFREMITRGCEPNMHTYIMLLQGHLGKRGRKGKDPSVNFESIFVGGLVKAGRTLEATKFVERTMWGGVNVPRFDYNKFLYYFSNEEGALMFEEVGKRLREVGLFDLADILSTYGERMTTRDRRRRAMNGLLESVQDGCY
- the LOC101764266 gene encoding proteoglycan 4, which produces MAWSSSSTTMSSLLLMALLLSCSGMSGAARLLEEAPPKEEYPHPAVPELPKPQLPPHPTVPELPKPEVPPHPAVPEMPKPEAPHPVPELPKPELPPHPTEPELPKPEEPHPVPELPKPELPPHPTEPEVPHPVPEIPKPELPPHPTEPELPKHEEPHPVAPEQPKPELPPHPTVPEHPTVPELPKPELPPHPTVPELPKPELPPHPTVPELPHPEVPEEPKHELPPKPEEHYPEPAEAKP